One Balaenoptera musculus isolate JJ_BM4_2016_0621 chromosome 13, mBalMus1.pri.v3, whole genome shotgun sequence genomic region harbors:
- the ARID5A gene encoding AT-rich interactive domain-containing protein 5A, whose product MAPPVKGKRKHSEDGDPLDPPVSPPPNAEQNRSQSPVQLEDSPEAGGEREEEQAFLVSLYKFMKERHTPIERVPHLGFKQINLWKIYKAVEKLGAYELVTGRRLWKNVYDELGGSPGSTSAATCTRRHYERLVLPYVRHLKGEDDKPLPPSKPRKQYKVAKEPRGDDGATERPKKAKEEKRVDQMMPGKTKTDAPDLARLPSQEPSRDGMEQRGPAPGPSLPFVGASGCPEAYRRLLSSFYCKGTHGIMSPLAKKKLLAQVSKAEALQCQEEGCRHGAGGESQAPPAIRPLENPRSPGGPAENSRHRLTPPEGTQGPGGSLKEEAQVGPRPSAPIFTGCFHAYPTEVLKPISQHPRNFFPSLKDGVLLGPPSKEEGLPAKEPQLVWGGDADHPSAFHKGGSRRGGLYPKPKACWVSPMTKVPAESPVPLTTFPSSPGLGNKRSLEEEGLVHGGKKLRAVSPFLKEVDTKECGTKSVGPDLAVSCLLGPALGPTLPEAYRGTMLRCPLNFASTLDPLKGQATLPFSPLVIPAFPAHLLATAAPSPMAAGLMHFPPASFNSALRHRLCPASSAWHVPPATTYAVPHFSFHLNTKL is encoded by the exons ATGG cACCTCCTGTCAAAGGCAAAAGGAAACATTCAGAGGACGGTGACCCCCTAGACCCACCTGTGTCTCCTCCACCCAATGCTGAGCAGAACAGGAGCCAGAGCCCCGTCCAGCTGGAG GACTCCCCCGAGGCAGGCGGGGAGCGGGAGGAGGAGCAGGCCTTCCTGGTCAGCCTCTACAAGTTCATGAAGGAGCGACACACGCCCATCGAGAGGGTGCCCCATCTCGGCTTCAAGCAGA TTAACCTGTGGAAGATCTACAAGGCTGTGGAGAAGCTGGGGGCCTATGAGCTG GTGACTGGCCGCCGCCTCTGGAAGAACGTGTATGACGAGCTGGGGGGCAGCCCGGGCAGCACCAGCGCCGCCACGTGCACGCGCCGCCACTACGAGAG GTTGGTCCTCCCATACGTGCGGCACCTGAAGGGAGAGGATGACAAGCCCCTACCCCCCTCCAAGCCCAGGAAGCAATACAAGGTGGCCAAGGAGCCTCGGGGGGATGACGGGGCCACTGAGAGGCCAAAGAAAGCCAAGGAGGAGAAGCGGGTGGACCAG atGATGCCAGGAAAGACCAAAACAGATGCCCCTGACCTGGCAAGGCTTCCTAGCCAGGAGCCCTCCAGGGACGGCATGGAACAGCGaggcccagcccctgggccctcTCTGCCCTTCGTGGGTGCCAGCGGCTGCCCTGAGGCCTACAGGCGGCTTCTGTCCAGCTTCTACTGCAAAGGGACACATGGTATCATGTCACCACTGGCCAAGAAGAAGCTTCTGGCCCAGGTGAGCAAGGCGGAGGCCTTGCAGTGCCAGGAGGAGGGCTGTCGCCACGGGGCAGGTGGGGAGTCCCAGGCACCCCCAGCTATTCGGCCCCTGGAGAATCCCCGGAGCCCAGGAGGGCCGGCCGAGAACTCCAGGCACCGGCTGACGCCTCCGGAGGGAACACAGGGCCCTGGTGGCAGCCTCAAGGAGGAGGCTCAGGTGGGCCCTCGCCCGTCGGCCCCCATCTTCACTGGCTGCTTCCACGCCTACCCCACCGAGGTGCTGAAGCCTATCAGCCAGCACCCCCGGAACTTCTTCCCCAGTCTTAAAGATGGGGTGTTATTAGGGCCTCCTAGCAAAGAGGAGGGGCTGCCAGCCAAAGAGCCCCAGCTGGTGTGGGGCGGGGATGCCGACCACCCCTCTGCATTCCACAAGGGCGGCTCCAGAAGGGGCGGCCTCTACCCCAAACCCAAAGCCTGCTGGGTGTCCCCCATGACCAAGGTCCCTGCCGAGAGCCCCGTGCCCCTGACCACCTTCCCAAGCAGCCCAGGCCTGGGCAACAAGCGCAGCCTGGAGGAAGAGGGCTTGGTCCATGGCGGCAAAAAACTGCGGGCAGTGTCTCCCTTTCTTAAGGAGGTGGATACCAAGGAGTGCGGGACCAAGTCTGTGGGGCCCGACTTGGCCGTCTCCTGCCTGCTGGGCCCGGCCCTGGGGCCCACCCTTCCAGAGGCCTACAGGGGCACCATGCTGCGCTGCCCACTGAACTTCGCCAGCACCCTGGACCCCTTAAAGGGTCAGGCCACACTCCCTTTCAGCCCCCTGGTCATCCCGGCCTTCCCAGCCCACCTCCTGGCCACTGCAGCACCCTCACCCATGGCCGCTGGCCTGATGCACTTCCCCCCCGCATCCTTCAACAGTGCCCTGCGCCACAGACTTTGCCCAGCCTCGTCTGCGTGGCACGTGCCACCTGCCACAACCTATGCAGTGCCCCACTTCTCCTTCCACCTCAACACCAAGCTGTAG